The following are encoded together in the Salvia hispanica cultivar TCC Black 2014 chromosome 6, UniMelb_Shisp_WGS_1.0, whole genome shotgun sequence genome:
- the LOC125196833 gene encoding ribosomal RNA processing protein 1 homolog, which produces MKKRSREPKPLIPALAAATGPTLIKHLASCSTSVRSQSLRLLQSWLAAQSQQLSDSDVKKLWKGLFYCLWHADKTPNQVALIDRLISLFHSLQPAVSLEFFRGFLVTLRREWPGIDRLRLDKFYLLIRRFVKALFGLMRLRKWDLGVLREYFGVLESDALLADDNLQGNGVNYHLASVFLEELAALGFPVQKEVVDVILGPFFAVLMRGTDKILLGKVKSNLFDELVKAGTELLSKKKLGEGCDESKGTALLGVVALKMCLSGKLYEVTSSVDCIQGNRKVVLGLHEQFLKLEKELESSGIEICIPEYNEDDDTEVPQLIPVDFEDNVDGGSQEGTTEDVVCDDQLDNEMEKKKRKSKKAKKGKDGDDKKKKKKKRKGVENKLSDEAEQNGDLISGSENMELDSGSGDILSNCMENELNETVILNLQKQFEKVAAEMDPESGDDSDSSPVPAIAKKPSKRAKRAKVEHEQELGDVNTNETADSGDHADGKSAEKSCKKVRFSMKNNLVWKPQTPLPPESLRLPPSVTPRGSALKKGVPPGPVVEMPPAKKKAKKKKAQNRLKARPSTMIKKRKRVQPKSS; this is translated from the coding sequence ATGAAGAAGAGAAGTCGGGAGCCCAAACCCTTAATTCCAGCTCTCGCCGCCGCCACTGGCCCCACCCTCATCAAGCACTTGGCCTCGTGCAGCACCTCCGTCAGATCTCAATCTCTGCGTCTGCTTCAGTCATGGCTCGCCGCCCAATCGCAGCAGCTCTCCGACTCCGACGTCAAGAAGCTCTGGAAAGGCCTCTTTTACTGCCTCTGGCACGCCGACAAGACCCCCAATCAGGTTGCCCTAATCGATCGTCTCATTTCTCTCTTCCATTCGCTGCAGCCCGCCGTTTCATTGGAGTTTTTCCGCGGGTTTCTGGTCACGCTTCGCCGGGAATGGCCCGGAATTGACCGGCTGCGGTTGGATAAGTTCTACTTGCTCATACGCCGTTTTGTTAAAGCCTTGTTTGGTTTGATGAGGTTGAGGAAGTGGGATTTGGGTGTTTTGAGGGAATATTTTGGGGTTCTTGAGAGTGATGCTTTGTTGGCGGATGATAACTTGCAGGGGAATGGGGTGAATTATCATCTGGCGTCTGTGTTTTTGGAGGAATTAGCGGCTCTTGGATTTCCGGTGCAGAAGGAGGTGGTTGATGTGATTTTGGGGCCATTTTTTGCGGTTTTGATGAGGGGAACTGATAAGATTTTGTTAGGGAAGGTGAAGAGTAACCTATTTGATGAGCTGGTAAAGGCGGGAACTGAACTTTTGTCGAAGAAGAAGTTGGGGGAGGGTTGCGATGAAAGCAAAGGGACTGCTTTGTTGGGTGTGGTTGCTTTGAAGATGTGTTTGTCTGGGAAACTTTATGAGGTTACTTCGTCTGTCGATTGCATTCAGGGAAATAGGAAGGTTGTATTGGGGCTGCATGAGCAGTTTTTGAAGCTGGAGAAGGAATTAGAATCATCTGGTATTGAAATTTGTATACCTGAATACAACGAAGATGATGATACAGAGGTTCCCCAGTTGATACCTGTTGATTTTGAGGATAATGTGGACGGAGGGTCTCAGGAAGGAACTACTGAGGATGTGGTTTGTGATGATCAGTTGGATAAtgaaatggagaagaagaagaggaagagtAAGAAGGCTAAAAAGGGGAAAGATGGGGAtgataagaaaaagaagaaaaagaaacgaAAGGGTGTTGAGAATAAATTATCTGATGAAGCTGAACAAAATGGTGATTTGATTAGTGGCTCTGAGAATATGGAATTGGATAGTGGTTCGGGCGATATTCTAAGCAATTGCATGGAGAATGAGTTGAATGAAACCGTGATACTGAATCTTCAGAAACAGTTTGAGAAAGTTGCTGCGGAAATGGATCCTGAAAGTGGTGATGATTCAGATTCATCCCCTGTTCCTGCAATTGCTAAGAAACCTAGTAAGAGAGCAAAGAGGGCAAAGGTGGAACACGAACAGGAGCTTGGTGATGTGAACACTAATGAAACTGCAGATAGTGGAGATCATGCTGATGGAAAGAGTGCGGAGAAGAGTTGCAAGAAGGTTAGGTTTTCCATGAAGAACAACTTGGTTTGGAAGCCACAGACTCCTCTGCCTCCGGAGAGTCTAAGGTTACCTCCATCAGTTACTCCTAGGGGTAGTGCATTGAAGAAGGGGGTGCCCCCAGGACCCGTTGTGGAGATGCCACCTGCCAAGAAAAAggccaagaagaagaaagctcAAAATAGATTGAAGGCGAGGCCATCAACCATGATCAAGAAGCGGAAGAGGGTGCAACCCAAATCAAGCTGA
- the LOC125196832 gene encoding VIN3-like protein 2: protein MEPSALEGSLSMEQKRQLIYEVSKWPEAEGASEMFQAWSRQEILQVLCVELGKERKYTGLTKSKLIENLMKIVREKISQEPGTANASEVDPSLENGERTPKRQRKSDHPNHLVVANSAAVVTTDIDSNNNTMCCKNSACKAKMNHNDVFCKRCSCCICHQYDDNKDPSLWLICNADPPFRGLSCGMSCHLECALRHESSGISQDRQDKGLDGSFCCVSCGKVNDLLSSWRKQLVLARDTRRVDILCYRLSLSQKILAGTKHYQHLSSIIDEAVQKLEEDVGPLTGLPVKKARGIVNRLSSGPEIQRLCASALESLDFMLSNRASDMSSVGCYVLGPEFVRFADIRASSLMVILNPDDSDMGDVDGYTLWHRKADDADYPVEPTCRLFKPNTKFLLSGLASATKYVLKVVALDTDQEAGFCELRFQTQDEVPKSKILEVERSESPVTTNCSSLSNPSSVEDETNNTVPCSNVSDQSQKEATTMAGDIISLLHEECSMVKTSCSLQEAGTLVKESNKESSNVQMAEDTSTDNGSNTPPRTGLECVPSSEAGLPITPCRFENAKEDTGRGSWPKFGWKDIKTRGERDTEPQAGSTSRKRNGERRDEECSGIGDKDFEYYVKVIRWLEREGHIEMGFRQKFLTWYSLRATPQEARVVKVFIDTFVEDPESLAGQLVDSFSDMVSNKRCLTIPAGFCSKLWH from the exons ATGGAGCCTTCTGCTTTGGAAG GAAGTTTAAGTATGGAGCAGAAGAGACAGCTAATCTATGAAGTTTCGAAGTGGCCAGAGGCAGAGGGTGCATCCGAAATGTTTCAGGCGTGGAGCCGCCAAGAGATACTGCAGGTCCTCTGTGTAGAGCTCGGGAAAGAAAGGAAGTACACCGGATTAACAAAGTCGAAACTAATAGAGAATCTTATGAAAATCGTGCGTGAAAAGATATCACAGGAGCCTGGGACTGCAAATGCTTCCGAAGTGGATCCTTCATTAGAAAACGGTGAAAGGACTCCCAAGAGGCAAAGGAAATCCGATCATCCAAATCACCTGGTTGTTGCAAACAGTGCTGCAGTTGTGACAACCGACAttgattcaaataataataccATGTGCTGTAAGAACTCAGCTTGTAAGGCCAAAATGAATCACAATGATGTCTTCTGCAAGAGGTGTTCATGCTGCATTTGTCATCAGTATGATGACAACAAGGACCCCAGCCTGTGGTTGATTTGCAACGCGGACCCTCCATTTCGTGGTCTGTCCTGTGGCATGTCGTGCCATCTTGAATGCGCCTTACGGCATGAGAGTTCTGGCATCTCACAGGATAGGCAGGATAAGGGGCTCGATGGGAGCTTCTGTTGTGTATCTTGCGGAAAGGTGAATGATTTGCTCAG TTCTTGGAGAAAGCAACTGGTACTGGCAAGGGATACGAGGCGTGTTGACATACTGTGCTATAGGCTCTCCTTGAGCCAGAAGATTCTTGCTGGTACCAAACACTATCAGCACCTATCCAGCATCATTGACGAAGCAGTGCAAAAGCTCGAAGAAGATGTAGGCCCTCTAACCGGTCTACCTGTGAAGAAGGCTCGAGGGATTGTGAACCGGCTATCATCTGGCCCAGAAATTCAGAGACTTTGTGCTTCAGCTTTGGAGTCTCTAGACTTCATGCTGTCTAACAGAGCTTCTGATATGTCTTCTg TAGGTTGCTATGTACTTGGCCCAGAATTTGTCAGGTTCGCTGATATCCGTGCTTCATCTCTCATGGTGATTCTGAATCCGGACGATTCAGATATGGGAGATGTCGATGGATACACCTTGTGGCATCGGAAAGCTGATGATGCGGACTATCCTGTAGAGCCTACTTGCAGATTGTTTAAACCAAACACTAAGTTCTTGCTTTCCGGTCTAGCTTCTGCAACGAAGTATGTTCTCAAGGTTGTTGCCCTTGACACGGATCAAGAGGCAGGCTTCTGTGAACTTCGGTTTCAGACTCAAGACGAGGTGCCAAAGTCTAAAATCTTGGAAGTGGAAAGGAGTGAGAGCCCAGTGACCACCAACTGCAGCAGTCTGTCTAATCCCTCTTCTGTTGAAGACGAGACAAACAATACTGTCCCTTGCAGCAACGTCTCGGATCAGAGCCAGAAGGAGGCAACGACGATGGCTGGGGATATAATATCTCTGCTGCACGAGGAGTGCAGTATGGTAAAGACCAGCTGCAGCCTACAAGAGGCAGGCACATTGGTGAAAGAAAGCAACAAGGAGTCTTCAAATGTGCAAATGGCTGAGGACACGAGCACTGACAATGGGTCTAACACGCCTCCTCGGACTGGCCTAGAATGTGTCCCCAGCTCGGAAGCCGGCCTGCCCATCACTCCCTGCAGGTTTGAGAATGCAAAAGAGGACACTGGCAGAGGCAGCTGGCCTAAATTTGGCTGGAAAGACATCAAAACGAGAGGTGAGAGGGACACGGAGCCTCAAGCAGGGAGCACATCAAGGAAAAGGAATGGTGAGAGGAGAGATGAGGAATGCAGTGGCATAGGAGACAAGGACTTTGAGTACTACGTGAAGGTGATCCGTTGGCTGGAGCGCGAGGGCCATATTGAGATGGGGTTTCGCCAGAAATTCTTGACATGGTACAGCCTGAGAGCAACGCCACAGGAGGCACGCGTTGTGAAGGTATTCATCGATACGTTTGTTGAAGATCCCGAGTCTCTTGCGGGGCAGCTTGTTGATTCTTTCTCTGATATGGTTTCGAATAAGAGGTGTTTGACAATCCCGGCTGGATTTTGTTCGAAGCTTTGGCACTGA